Below is a window of Bifidobacterium asteroides DNA.
CTTCAACCTTGGACGATGACGCAATCACAGCAGAGGGCATCATCTTCGTGAAAGATAAAAACTGAGCCCTTGGCTAACTGGCCATGGAAAATAGCAAAAGCAAGGGGTTCCCGTCTTCGCCAATGCAGCGACGACGGGAACCCCCTATAGCTTATCGGCTGATCAGTAGTAGTTTTTGCCAGAATCGTCAATCTTGACGGCCAGTTCACCATTTTTGATTACGAACGTACCAGTCAGGTAGTCAGATGCCGAAGATCTGCCATCCTCCCACTCGGAGTCTGAATCAAAACGATATTGGTAAGTGATATTGGTCTGAATCAAGCTGGTTTTGAACTCGCCGTTGCTCAAATCCAACTCGCTCAATGAAGGCTGGCTAGTGACAGTCCGTTTGATGTTGGTATAGCTTGGACCGTCATAATCCTCGAAAGTGCCGTTGGAGAAGGAGCAACCAATCTTACTCGTCTCGGTGGAGGCAGTGCAGTCATTGATGCGCTGCTGGACCTGGTCCAGGATTCCTTTTTCCAATGCGTCAGTGGCCTGGGGGGAGATGTAAGCGACCTTACTGGAATTGTCAAGCTTAACCTGCTGGGCTTGAATGTACTTGGAATTAGGCAACTCCACCTTGGCCACACCTGGGTAGACCGGTAAGGTGTATTGATCCATCGAACTGTAATGCATCTCGTCGCTGTTGTCGGATGAGGACGAATCAGAGGGAGGAGTAACAACCTCTTTGTTCATGCCGACTTCTGCCAGCTTGACATTGATGCCGTTAACCACAAGGCTGTCCACAGTCTTTGGGGCAGCCACCTTGATGGTGGTAGTCAGGGGTGTGGCAATCCTCCAGGAGTCGAAGATCAAAAATTGCTTGCCAGAGGTCTGTATATCCAGCGGCTTGGACTGCTTGGCACCGTTGACCGTATAGGAAATTCGCACCTGATAGCCTGAGCCTCGTGTGTTTCGGACCAGGGGGCCAACCTCGACGTTCTTGATGCGCGAATCTGCATTCTTGGCGTAGTCGTTTGTCAACAGGATGCGCGAGTCGTTGGCCACACCAGGATCGACCAATTGATTGGCACGCTTGTAATTGCCGCTGGACACGGCGGAAACGTACGTTCTGATCTGCTCTGAAGGCGTGAAGACCATATTCTTGAGTATGAAATATGCGCCGATCAGTATAACCGCCGCACCAAAAAGGATCCCCCAGGTGATGAAAGTCTTTCGCTGCACCTTACGTATGTCCGGGACAGCAACAGGCTGCTCCACTGATGCTGTAACATTTGGTATGGTCTGCGTTTGGAACTGGGAATCAGCCACAGTCGAGGGCTCAGACTCGGCGGCCATATACTGTTCGTCCTGTGAAAGGGTTACAGCACACTGTTCTTCGTCCGTCATATCGTCAGTATCTTCTGCGCTTGAGGAGACGGGCTGAGAATGAGCATCCTTTTCGCCGGAAGGCTCCGAACCCTCGGAAGCAAGTTCCGCCTCCTTGGAAGAATCCTCTGCTTCGGTATCAGCATCTGCCTCAGAAACCTCGTCACTGGCGTGAGCGAAGTTAGGTGTTGAAGCGTTTTCTTTACCCTCTGTTTTTTCGTCATCAGAATCCAGAGTCATGTTGTGATTGTCAGCCGACGTTATCGGGTGTCCACACGACGTGCAGAACTGGGCATCAGGCTCATTCTTAGCTCCGCAATTTGTGCAAAACATAATCGTCCTCACTTTTCTGCGCTGTTCTTGTGCCTGTTACGACTGCTGTCAGACCAAGGAGAAAATGGCGCTTATGAACGTGGCTCCGGCAATGCTAATGAAGATAATCATCACCAGCAAGAAGATGAGGAAGGCAACAACCGAGAAAATGAGCCAAAGCCAGAAGGAATCCAGCTTGCGCGTGTTCCTGGATGTAGCAATCAGATAGGAGGGAGCCGCGGACATGAGGCCGACACTCAATAGGAAAATGACAGCTGCCATAATCGAAGCGCCCATCAGAGAAAGCAGGACCAAGACAAGATGGAGGATTGCGAAAGGAATAATAATCTGCGCGAAGGCGTCATGTACCTGCCGAAAACCGTCGGGGTCACCATATATTTTCTTGCCTATAAATATAGACAAGGTCATGACGTAGAGCACAAAAGCCACAGCAATGAAGCCGCGGAAGAAGAACCCGAAGTTACCCGAAGAGCTGGTTGAAGCTGACGAGGGCGAATAGCCGAATATCGATGTCGCGGGGCTAAATGCGTGCGATACAGCAGAGACAGTCCGCGATTCCCAAATCGTGACCAACAAAGAAATGATCATGGCTTCTACAAATAAGGGCACGCATGCGTACCAGGCTGGCTTGATCATACGTAGGCTAGGCTTCTTCAAGGCAGCAAGCAGCCAATTGAAGAAGAGTCTAGACTGAGTTGGTAGAGCCTGCTGAACTGGGGCGATCCCAGGAGCTGCGCCGGAGACAGGCTGTTGGGAAGGCGGCGGGGTGGCCTGAGCTTGCTGGAACTGCTGGGTCGGCTGGCTCGACTGAGTCGGCTTAGCCTGTAGGAATGGCTGTGTCGGCTGCTCCGCGGAATAGCGGGCATCTGAAGTAGGCTGTCCCAGTGGCGATTGCGATTGTGTATTGATACTCTGTAGTGGCCGAGCGCCCGGAACTGGTGTCGGATGGGCACCAGAAGTACGGCCAGGCTGGCCTGATTTCTCAGCCGGGTTAGAGACCGGCTGGAAAAGACCAGGAGAAGGATTACTTGGCACGCTAGCATCAGTGGCCAATCCGTCCTCGGTCTGAGCCTCCGTCTGCTCACCAGGCTTTTGCTGAGCCTCCGATTGCTCAGTCGAATCAGGAGTAGCACCCGGGGCAGATGCATCCTGCTCCTGCTTTGCAAAGGATTTACCGCACTTTCTGCAGAATTTTGCGCTATCCTGATTTTTGGCCTGGCATGAAGTACATTTCTTCATGTTTTGTCACTCTCCTCTGATTTCCCCTCCCAGGCTGCTAATCAGCCTAGAGCAAACTCTTCATTATTCAATCACAGGATGTAAACATCAAACAAAAAAAGCTCAACTGCCGAGAGCGGGATGAGAACTGAGAATAGGACCCAATCAGCAGCATTGCTCATGCACACACATGCACCAATTCCCGGTACAGCACTTAGACGATCACCTCATCCGGCGAGCATCTATGGAAAACTCCCACGCACCCGCCAGAGGCCACTTACCCTTGCTGCATTCCTGCCCTGGGGGGATTGGGTGACATAACGCCACGTGAGAGCAAGTCACCATCATAGCAGACATGCTGCACTTGTCCACTGGAAAGCACTGATCCATCCATGCCAGGTGCGTATTCGGTCGATATTGCCGCCCGTTGCTTCCCTGACCAGACCTGTCCGCTAGCATGTAGGCAACAGGATCGCCGTACTCCAGCGGTTGATCACGGATCATGCCGGACCCTGGCAACGGACAGTAGGCAGCCCGGCATCAACAGCGACAAGGGATGGATGGCTGAAGACGAATGGCTGACATGGATGCTGATTTGGTGATTGTGGGCGCTGGCCTATTCGGTCTGACTGTGGCCCAGCAGGCGGTCGAGCACAGCGGGGCCCGGGTGCGGATCATCGATGTGCGCGACCACATCGGCGGCAACGCCTACTCCTATATGGACGAGGAAACCGGGGCCGAAATCCACAAGTATGGGGCCCACCTCTTCCACACCTCCAACCGCAAGGTCTGGGAGTATGTCAATCGCTTCACCGAATTCACCGACTACACCCACAGGGTCTACACCACCCACAAGGGCGAGGTCTACCCCCTGCCCATCAACTTGGGGACCATCAACCAGTTCTTCCACGCCCACTACACCCCCCAGCAGGCCCGAGAACTGATCCGGGAGCAGGCCGGCGAGCTGGCCGGGACCGACCCGGGCAACCTGAACGATCAGGGCATCTCTCTGATCGGCCGCCCCCTGTATGAGGCCTTCATCAAGAACTACACGGCCAAGCAGTGGCAGACCGACCCCTCCCAACTGCCCGCCTCGATCATCAAGCGGCTTCCGGTGCGGTTCAACTACGATAACCACTACTTCAAGGACACATGGGAAGGCCTGCCCAAGGACGGCTACACAGCCTGGTTCGATAGGATGATCGACGATCCGCGCATCCAGGTGAGCCTGAAAACCGACTTCTTCGACAACTCCCAGCCCTGGAACCGGGATGCTCTGGTAGGACAGGTCCCCGTTGTCTATACCGGCCCGGTCGACCGCTACTTCGGCTACCACTTGGGCGAGCTCAAGTGGCGGACCGTGGACTTCAAGGAGCGCCGCTACGACGAGGACGACCACTTCGGCTGCCCGGTCATGAACTTCTCCGATCCTGACGTGCCATACACCCGCGCCATCGAGTTCAAGAACTTCAACCCCGAACGCTACGACCGGCAGAACCATGAACGCACCGTGGTCTGGGAGGAATACAGCCGCTTCGCCGGCAAGGGCGACGAGCCCTACTACCCCATCAACACGGGTGGCGATCGGGCGCTCTACACCCAGTACAAGCAGCTGGCCATCCAACAGCCGAAGGTGGTCTTCGGCGGGCGCCTGGGCACCTACGCTTACTACGACATGCACCAGGTCATCAATTCAGCCCTGGATGCCTGGAACAGGCGGATCGCTCCCCTGGTAGGCCACGCCAAGGGCTGAAGCCGGAACCGAATCACTATCGCCCCTTCAGAGGCAATCCTTGGAGGGGAGCATGAGGCTGAAGAGCTCAATATCAGGCGAAGCCAGCCAATCCAAAGCGGCTATTCCAATCCGAATGCAAGAAGGCCGGCCACTCACGAAAGTGGCCGGCCTTTTTTAGATCAGGCATCTGCCATTCAAACCTCCAAGGCAGCCCTTCGAACAGGCGCCTCAGAAATCAACCAGGCAGAATCTGCGGGCTCAGGCGTGCCAGACGTCCTTGCCGTTCTCCTTGGCGGCCTTGACATCGGCATCCAGGGCGCTCTCGTCGCTCTCCACCTTGCCGACGATGTAATCCTCGACCAGCTGACGAGCCTCGTTGTCCTCATGCTGGACGGCGGGGGACTTCATGAAATAGGAGCTGGGTGCCAGCACCGGGCCGGCCAGGTGACGGTCCAGGGCGATCTTGGCGGCACGCAGGGCGTCGATGACGATGCCGGCCGAGTTGGGTGAATCCCAGACTTCCAGCCTGTACTCCAGATTCAGAGGAACGTCGCCGAAGGTGGTTCCTTCCAGACGCACAAAGGCCAGCTTGCGGTCATCCAGCCAGGCCACGTAGTCAGAGGGACCGATGTGGACGTTGTGGGGATCCATGTCATGAGGAACAATGGAGGTGACGGCACGGGTCTTGGAAACCTTCTTGGATTCCAGACGGGAGCGCTGCAGCATGTTCATGAAGTCCATGTTGCCCCCCACGTTCAGCTGGTAGGTGCGGTCCAGACGCACGCCGCGATCCTCGAAGAGGCGGGCCATGACCCTGTGGGTGATAGTGGCGCCCACCTGGCTCTTGATGTCGTCGCCCACGATGGGCAGGCCGGCATCGCGGAACTTCTGGGCCCACTCGGGGTCGGAGGCGATGAAGACAGGCAGGCAGTTGACGAAAGCGCACCCGGCCTCGATGGCAGCGGCGGCGTAGGCCTTGTCGGCCTGCTCAGAGCCGACGGGCAGGTAGGAGACCAGCACATCGACCTTCTTGTCGCGCAGAACCTGGGCCACATCAACAGGCTCGGCGTCCGACTCGGTGATCATCTTGCTGTAGTACTCGCCCAGCCCGTCGCCGGTCGGCCCGCGCAGGACCTCCACGCCCATGTTGGGAACGTCGCAGAACTTGTAGGTGTTGTTCTGCGAGGCGAAAATGGCCTCACTCAGGTCCTTGCCGACCTTGAGGGAGTCCACATCGAAGGCGGTCACGAACTCCACGTCACGAATGCGGTAGCCACCGAAGTTGGCGTGCATGATGCCGGGGATCTTGTCATCATCCTTGGCGTCCTTGTAATACTCGACTCCCTGTACCAGCGAGGAAGCGCAGTTGCCCACGCCCGCTACAGCTACACGGATGCTCATACAAACTCCTCTGATTTACTGGGTTATTTCCACTTTAAGCATACCTTCTCCCGGCGGATGGCATGGTGGAATAGAACTTCGTATGCCTGCCCCCTGGCAGGACAGACCCCCAAGCAGGGCGCAAACGTACGAAAATGATGAACGTTCAGCCTTAGGTCGAACAGTTTTCAGCCCCGCCGGATAGCGTGGTTGGCATGGCCAATCAGACTCGTTCAGTCAGTTCGACCTCGCTCACACGCAGGACTCAGTCCGGAACGCGCGTCAGCAGGAATCGCGCCGACAGGCTCACCTCGCGGCACGCCGACCGGAATACCCGGGGCGGCGGACCTCGCCGCAGACGGCCCCACAAGTCGCATCGCGTGCTTAAGTGGACCCTGGCCCTGCTGGGACTGGTGCTAGTCGCCGGGGCGGCGGCCTTCGCATACCTGTATCTGACCACTGAAATCATCCCGCCTGAGAAGCAGGCCCTGGCGCAAAAGACCACGGTCTATTATGCGGACGGCACCACCCCCATCGGAACCTATGCCAATCAGAACCGAGAGATTATCGATTGCGCTGTCCTGCCCAAGTATGTGGGCAATGCGGTCGTCGCCTCGGAGAACCGCACCTTTTACAAAGACAACGGCATCGACCTCAAAGGCATCAGCCGAGCGCTCTTCAACAACGTGACCAAGGGCACCCGACAAGGCGGATCCACCATCACCCAGCAGTATGCCGAGCGCTACTATCTGGGCGAGACCACATCCTATAAGGGCAAGCTGCGCGAGGCCATTCTCTCCTTGAAGATTTCCAGAACAGAGGATAAGAACACCGTCCTTTGCAACTATCTGAACACCATCTACTTCGGCCGTGGCGCTTACGGGATCCAGGCCGCCGCCCAAAACTACTTCGGCAAGGACGCCAAGGACCTGACCATGCCCGAGTCGGCCATGCTGGCCGGCATCATCCCGGCCCCTGCCTCCTGGGACCCGGCAGTCAACCCCAAGCAGGCCGAGTCGCGCTTCCGCCGCGTGCTGGCCATCATGGAGGAGGACCACTACATCAGCCATCAGGACCGGGCCAGCGCCCAAATGCCGCAGACCATCAAATACATGCCGCAGAACGTCTACCAGGGACCCAACGGCTACCTGCTGCGCATGGTCCGCAACGAGCTGTCCTCCGGCAAAAAGGCCCCCTTTACCGCGGACGACCTGGACACTGGAGGCTACCGGATCATCACCACCATCCAAAAGGACAAACAGGATCTGATGTTCCAAGTGGCCAGTCCGTCCACAGGGAACAAGCATCTGCCGCCCACTCTGCAAATTGGGGGGCTCTCGGTCGACCCCAAGACCGGTGCCGTCATCTCCCTGTACGCCGGTGACGACTACCTGACCCACCAGCTCAACAACGTGGATCAGGCGACCTTCCAGGTCGGTTCGACCATGAAGGCCTACACGCTCCTGGGCGCCATCCAGGATGGGGTCAGCCTAAACACGGTCTTCAACGGCAATTCGCCGCGTACCTTCTCCAGCGTGGGCAAGTCCGTCGCTAACGCCGGGAATGTCAGCTACGGGTACATCAACCTATACTCGGCATTCGCCAACTCGGTCAACACAGTCTTCATGGACTTGGGCGAGCACGTGACCTCACGCAAAATCGCCCAGGTGGCCCACACAGCCGGCATCACCGGGAAAATCGACGATACGACCACCTTCGACACTCTGGGTGTAGACGCTCTCTCGGTCTATGACGTGACCCAGGGCTACGCCACTCTGGCCAACGGGGGACAACGACCCAAGCTGCACCTGGTCGCCCAGGTCAAGGACGCCAAGGATCAGGAGCTCTACACGGCTACAACCCAGTCGGATCAGGTCTTCAACGCCGATCAAGTGGCTCTGCTGCAAAAGGCTATGACCACGACGGTCCAGCGCGGCACTGCATCCTATGCCCGTTCCCTGGGGCGGCCCATCGCCGGCAAGACCGGCACAGCCAATGACCAGACCGCCATCTCCTTCATCGGATTCACCCCCTCGCTTCTGACCACTTTCGCTGTCTGGAACCAGGGTCAGGACGGCGGAGCCCTGAAGGTACCGGATCACTATCACGACGGCTTCTATGCGGTTCAGCTCTTCACCCAATATATGAAGTCGGCCCTGGGCAACAGTCCAGTGGAGCGTTTCCCGGATGCTGTGGACCACGGCAAGGTCGGTGGCCCAGAAGGCAATTGGGGCACCGGATCCCGGCAGAGCAGTTCATCCACGCGCAACCGTGAATACTCATACGCGCCCCAGCAGCGCTCCCAGCGCCAGAACTCCGAGCAGGGGCAGTCCGGGTCCGGCAGTGGTTCGGGCGCTGGCACTGGAGGCGGAACGGAGAATGAAGACAGCAGCGGCAGCAGTGAGGGCGACAACGAAGGCAGCACTCAGGGCAACTCAGGGGCCGAGTCAACCCAGCAGTAAACCAGCCAGATGTAAACCAGTTCAGATAATTTGTTCCGATCCGGGCGTAGTTGTGCGTCCGGATCGGATCTGAAGGACCGGTATTGGATTTTCTGGCCTTCAGCCGCGCTGGAAGCGGTTGAGCGCCGAGATGATGGCCTTGAGAGAGCTGGTGGAGATGGACGAGTCGATACCCACACCCCAGATCACCCGGGACCTGGCCGGTTCGCCCACTTGGCACTCCACGTAGGAAGCCGCCAGAGCGTCCGTGCCGGCGGTCATGGCGTGCTCGGCGTAATCCAGGACCGAGACGGTCTGGTCCAAAGACTTGAGTGCATTCAGGAAGGCCGCAATAGGACCGTTCCCATGCCCATGAACACGACGACGTTCCTCAGGATCGCCTGGGGCAAGTCCTCGGTCCAGCAGGGTGGCATCCAGCACGGTGTCGGAGCCGTCCTCGCCGGAGGTGACCGCCACATTCAGCAGCTTGAATCGTCCCCACTGGCGCAGGGTCTCGTCGCGCTGATCGGCCATGGATTCGCCGCCGACCACGCTTCCGCCGGCCTCCACGGGCAGATATTCATCCTTGAAGAGCCGCCAGATGTCGGCATCCTTGACCTCGCGCTTGGTCCTGTCGGCATAGCTCTGGACCAGCCGTTCGAACTCCACCTGAAGACGCTTGGGCAGATCCAGATGATGGTTGGCCTTGAGCAGATAGGCCATGCCGCCCTTGCCCGACTGGGAGTTGACCCGGATGATGGCCTCATAGTTGCCGCCCACATCCTTGGGGTCGATGGGCAGGTAGGGCACCAGCCAGAGGAAGTCATCGGGGTTGGCGTTGGCACGCAGAGCCGCCTGCTGCCGGGCATCCAGTCCCTTCTTGATGGCATCCTGATGAGAGCCGGAGAAGGCTGTGAAGACGAAGCTGCCCGCATAGGGGTGCCGCTCGGAGACGGCGATCTGATTGCAGTACTCCACCGTCCGACGGATGCCGGGCATGTCGGAGAAGTCCAGCTGGGGATCGATCCCCTGGACCAGCAGGTTCAGCCCCACCGTGCAAATGTCAACATTGCCGGTACGCTCTCCATTGCCCAGCAGACAGCCCTCCACCCGGTCGGCCCCGGCCAGCAGGCTGAGCTCGGTGGCGGCCACAGCCATGCCCTCGTCGTTGTGAGGGTGCAGGGAAAGCACCACCGCATCCCGATCTTTGAGGTTGGTGGATATGTACTCCACCTCGTCGGCGAAGACGTTGGGGGTGGTCATCTCCACGGTATTGGGCAGGTTGATGATCATGGGATGCTCCGGTGTGGGCCGGATCACGTCGATGACCGCGTTGCAGACCTCCAGAGAATACTCGGGCTCTGCGCCGGAGAAGGACTCGGGCGAGTACTCATAGGAAAGATCAGCGCCCCCGGCATCGGCCTCCAGGGAGCGGCAGAGCTCGGCGGCGTCGGTGGCCAGCTTCTTAATGCCGGCCTTGTCCTTATGGAAGACGACCTCCCGCTGCAGGACCGAAACCGAGTTGTAGAAGTGGACTACGGCTCGCTTGGCGCCACGCAGGGCCTCATAGGTACGGCGAATCAGGTGCTCGCGGGCCTGGGTCAGGACCACGATGGTCACATCGTCGGGAATCAGCTCGCGCTCTATCAGCAAGCGGATGAAGTCATAATCGGTCTCCGAAGCCGAGGGGAAGCCCACCTCGATCTCCTTGAAGCCCATGGAAATCAGCAGATTCCAGAATCTCAGCTTGCGCTCGGAATCCATGGGGTCGACCAGGGCCTGGTTGCCGTCACGAAGATCGACCGAGCACCAACGAGGCGCCCGCTTCAGGGTCTTGCCCGGCCAGGTACGCTGCGGATAGTCAAAGGGGACCTGCTTCTTGTAGGCCACATATTTGTTGTAGGGCATGGCGCTGGGCTTCTGCGGCGAACCCACGAACCTGGGGGAAGGCAGCAACAGGTCGTTGTTCCCTCCATTGGACGCCGCAGCCTGGGCCGCAAGATCAAACACGGATGCACGATCCTGATCCATCTCTCCTCCTTCTTTCGTTCGTCGGAAACCACAATGTCACCCGGCAATAGGTATTCGGGCAGGCCGAAACCGTGCCGGGGGTGCCATTATTTTACCGGAGGAGAGCCGGGATATGCGGTCCAGGTCCGCATTCCGACGCAGAGGAAGGCGAACACACAGGGACCGGCATGATCTGCGCAGTTGCCCGCATTGCAAACACCACACGGCGCAAACACCGAAGAGTGCTCACTGGATAAGGTTCATTGCAAATGACTCACTGGAAGAGGGAGACGCCGCGACGCCCCTCGCAGTAGGCGTTGCCCAGCCAGGTGTGACGCGAGTTGGGCCAGACCGAACCCAGGCGGGGGGCGTTCTGGCTCATCCAGATGCTGGGCACGCGCCCATCGGCGCTGTGGGAACCCAGCAGGTTGAAACCATTCTTGACTGCCAGCCAGTCGGGATGCTGGGTGGCGATGGCCAGACCCTCCTCCAAGGTCAGAGGGAGCCGGTCGTCGGAGTCGATCAGCTTGCGAGCCACGTCCGGTTCTCGGTTGGTGTAGCAGGTGCCGGTATGCGGCTCCAAGACAATGTAAAAGGGCCCCTCAGGCGGTTCAAACCCGTTCTGAGGCAGGAAGCTGGCGATGTCGCGCGGCGGCATGGTGGTAAAGCCCGCCATGCGATTGATGCTGGTCCGGGCGATCAGCGATTCGGGCGAGACCAGCTCCCTGGTGGGGATAAGCAGGATCTGCTCGCCCAGCTCAGTGGACTCCAGCGCAGAGATCAGGGGCTG
It encodes the following:
- a CDS encoding DUF6574 domain-containing protein; translation: MKKCTSCQAKNQDSAKFCRKCGKSFAKQEQDASAPGATPDSTEQSEAQQKPGEQTEAQTEDGLATDASVPSNPSPGLFQPVSNPAEKSGQPGRTSGAHPTPVPGARPLQSINTQSQSPLGQPTSDARYSAEQPTQPFLQAKPTQSSQPTQQFQQAQATPPPSQQPVSGAAPGIAPVQQALPTQSRLFFNWLLAALKKPSLRMIKPAWYACVPLFVEAMIISLLVTIWESRTVSAVSHAFSPATSIFGYSPSSASTSSSGNFGFFFRGFIAVAFVLYVMTLSIFIGKKIYGDPDGFRQVHDAFAQIIIPFAILHLVLVLLSLMGASIMAAVIFLLSVGLMSAAPSYLIATSRNTRKLDSFWLWLIFSVVAFLIFLLVMIIFISIAGATFISAIFSLV
- the glf gene encoding UDP-galactopyranose mutase, which encodes MADMDADLVIVGAGLFGLTVAQQAVEHSGARVRIIDVRDHIGGNAYSYMDEETGAEIHKYGAHLFHTSNRKVWEYVNRFTEFTDYTHRVYTTHKGEVYPLPINLGTINQFFHAHYTPQQARELIREQAGELAGTDPGNLNDQGISLIGRPLYEAFIKNYTAKQWQTDPSQLPASIIKRLPVRFNYDNHYFKDTWEGLPKDGYTAWFDRMIDDPRIQVSLKTDFFDNSQPWNRDALVGQVPVVYTGPVDRYFGYHLGELKWRTVDFKERRYDEDDHFGCPVMNFSDPDVPYTRAIEFKNFNPERYDRQNHERTVVWEEYSRFAGKGDEPYYPINTGGDRALYTQYKQLAIQQPKVVFGGRLGTYAYYDMHQVINSALDAWNRRIAPLVGHAKG
- a CDS encoding inositol-3-phosphate synthase — protein: MSIRVAVAGVGNCASSLVQGVEYYKDAKDDDKIPGIMHANFGGYRIRDVEFVTAFDVDSLKVGKDLSEAIFASQNNTYKFCDVPNMGVEVLRGPTGDGLGEYYSKMITESDAEPVDVAQVLRDKKVDVLVSYLPVGSEQADKAYAAAAIEAGCAFVNCLPVFIASDPEWAQKFRDAGLPIVGDDIKSQVGATITHRVMARLFEDRGVRLDRTYQLNVGGNMDFMNMLQRSRLESKKVSKTRAVTSIVPHDMDPHNVHIGPSDYVAWLDDRKLAFVRLEGTTFGDVPLNLEYRLEVWDSPNSAGIVIDALRAAKIALDRHLAGPVLAPSSYFMKSPAVQHEDNEARQLVEDYIVGKVESDESALDADVKAAKENGKDVWHA
- a CDS encoding transglycosylase domain-containing protein, giving the protein MANQTRSVSSTSLTRRTQSGTRVSRNRADRLTSRHADRNTRGGGPRRRRPHKSHRVLKWTLALLGLVLVAGAAAFAYLYLTTEIIPPEKQALAQKTTVYYADGTTPIGTYANQNREIIDCAVLPKYVGNAVVASENRTFYKDNGIDLKGISRALFNNVTKGTRQGGSTITQQYAERYYLGETTSYKGKLREAILSLKISRTEDKNTVLCNYLNTIYFGRGAYGIQAAAQNYFGKDAKDLTMPESAMLAGIIPAPASWDPAVNPKQAESRFRRVLAIMEEDHYISHQDRASAQMPQTIKYMPQNVYQGPNGYLLRMVRNELSSGKKAPFTADDLDTGGYRIITTIQKDKQDLMFQVASPSTGNKHLPPTLQIGGLSVDPKTGAVISLYAGDDYLTHQLNNVDQATFQVGSTMKAYTLLGAIQDGVSLNTVFNGNSPRTFSSVGKSVANAGNVSYGYINLYSAFANSVNTVFMDLGEHVTSRKIAQVAHTAGITGKIDDTTTFDTLGVDALSVYDVTQGYATLANGGQRPKLHLVAQVKDAKDQELYTATTQSDQVFNADQVALLQKAMTTTVQRGTASYARSLGRPIAGKTGTANDQTAISFIGFTPSLLTTFAVWNQGQDGGALKVPDHYHDGFYAVQLFTQYMKSALGNSPVERFPDAVDHGKVGGPEGNWGTGSRQSSSSTRNREYSYAPQQRSQRQNSEQGQSGSGSGSGAGTGGGTENEDSSGSSEGDNEGSTQGNSGAESTQQ
- the leuA gene encoding 2-isopropylmalate synthase, yielding MDQDRASVFDLAAQAAASNGGNNDLLLPSPRFVGSPQKPSAMPYNKYVAYKKQVPFDYPQRTWPGKTLKRAPRWCSVDLRDGNQALVDPMDSERKLRFWNLLISMGFKEIEVGFPSASETDYDFIRLLIERELIPDDVTIVVLTQAREHLIRRTYEALRGAKRAVVHFYNSVSVLQREVVFHKDKAGIKKLATDAAELCRSLEADAGGADLSYEYSPESFSGAEPEYSLEVCNAVIDVIRPTPEHPMIINLPNTVEMTTPNVFADEVEYISTNLKDRDAVVLSLHPHNDEGMAVAATELSLLAGADRVEGCLLGNGERTGNVDICTVGLNLLVQGIDPQLDFSDMPGIRRTVEYCNQIAVSERHPYAGSFVFTAFSGSHQDAIKKGLDARQQAALRANANPDDFLWLVPYLPIDPKDVGGNYEAIIRVNSQSGKGGMAYLLKANHHLDLPKRLQVEFERLVQSYADRTKREVKDADIWRLFKDEYLPVEAGGSVVGGESMADQRDETLRQWGRFKLLNVAVTSGEDGSDTVLDATLLDRGLAPGDPEERRRVHGHGNGPIAAFLNALKSLDQTVSVLDYAEHAMTAGTDALAASYVECQVGEPARSRVIWGVGIDSSISTSSLKAIISALNRFQRG
- a CDS encoding DUF5701 family protein translates to MTRSSQEVQRQLDRIVALGYPDVADISAAAFRALAQPLISALESTELGEQILLIPTRELVSPESLIARTSINRMAGFTTMPPRDIASFLPQNGFEPPEGPFYIVLEPHTGTCYTNREPDVARKLIDSDDRLPLTLEEGLAIATQHPDWLAVKNGFNLLGSHSADGRVPSIWMSQNAPRLGSVWPNSRHTWLGNAYCEGRRGVSLFQ